The following is a genomic window from Candidatus Binatia bacterium.
TTCGTGCACGCTGAAACTTCGACCGGGGCACTCTCGGACGCCGAGACGCTCTGCCGAGTCGCTCGACAGAAAGAATGCTTGACGATTGTCGATGCGGTGACATCGCTCGCCGGTTCTCCGCTCGAAGTCGATGCGTGGGGCATCGATGCGGTCTACTCCGGGTCGCAAAAGTGTCTATCCTGTACGCCCGGGCTTTCCCCCGTGAGCTTCGGAGCCCGAGCGCTCGAGGCGACACGAAAACGACAGACCAAGCCGCACAGCTGGTTCTTGGATCTGAATCTTCTCGCCGGATACTGGGATGAAGGCGCGAAGCGAGCCTACCACCACACGGCGCCGATCAACCCACTCTATGGACTCCACGAGGCGCTCGTTCTCCTGGACGAAGAGGGTGTCGAGAATAGCTGGGCGCGACATGCGCGAAACCACCTTGGTCTTCGGGCCGGGCTCGAGGCGATGGGGCTGTCGTTCGTCGTTCCCGAGGCGGAGCGGCTGCCGCAACTGAACGCGGTCTCGATCCCGGACGGAGTCGACGACGCGGCCGTTCGGCGGATCCTTCTCGATGAGCACGGAATCGAGATCGGGGCCGGCCTGGGGGCGCTGGCGGGCAAGGTCTGGCGGATCGGGCTCATGGGAAGCTCCTCTCGGGCGGACAAGGTTCTGCGGCTCGTCTCGTCCCTGGACGCCGTTCTGGCAGGGCTCGGCGCGAAAATCCCCCGCGGCGCGGCGGTGGACGCGGCCCGCGCGGCACTCGCGTAGCGGCCCCGTCGACCGACTTCGAAGAGGGCGCTCGGGGTCGCGAGGAGCCGGTGGTGCAGGCTCGCTCGCGGGCCGTTACAACCAACAGAGG
Proteins encoded in this region:
- a CDS encoding alanine--glyoxylate aminotransferase family protein produces the protein MASPSRSFHPPQRSLFGPGPSDVDPRVLAAMARPTVGHLDPSFILMMDDLKSLLRSAFRTENPMTLPLSAPGSAGMEACFANLIEPGDRAIVCVNGVFGMRMVENVERAGGVATIVEDEWGRAVDPGKLEAALAQNPDTKVVAFVHAETSTGALSDAETLCRVARQKECLTIVDAVTSLAGSPLEVDAWGIDAVYSGSQKCLSCTPGLSPVSFGARALEATRKRQTKPHSWFLDLNLLAGYWDEGAKRAYHHTAPINPLYGLHEALVLLDEEGVENSWARHARNHLGLRAGLEAMGLSFVVPEAERLPQLNAVSIPDGVDDAAVRRILLDEHGIEIGAGLGALAGKVWRIGLMGSSSRADKVLRLVSSLDAVLAGLGAKIPRGAAVDAARAALA